The genomic DNA GACCTTGACCCATGTGGCACCGCCCAACGATCCGAGGTTCCAGAACGTCAAATCACGCAGCTGCGCGTCGTCTGCAATGTAGATCAACACGCCCATACACGCCGCCGCCAACGCTGCAAGCGCGATACCACCCAAAAGCATTGTGATCACGGATGTGCGACCGCGGTGTGTCGCAACACGATAGAGGACGAAAACGCTGATCCAGCTTCCGAAGAAAGCAGCAAGCGGGATCAGCGCGTTGCCGACGATGTTTTGCACCGCGACGGGTAGCATCGCACCCAGCACAATGGCGCTGGTGGCGCCAAGTGCCGCACCGGCACTGACGCCCACGATGCCCGGATCAGCCAGCGGATTGCGAAACAGCCCCTGCAACACTGCACCTGAAATCGCCAGCGCCGCACCCACCAGTGCCCCCAGTACCATACGCGGCAGACGGATATCGCGCAGGATCACCTGATCGAGAGTGCTCAGCGGCTCACTGCGCAAAAGCTGACCAAATGCGCCCCAAAGCGACGTGCCAGCCGGGCCGATCGCAAGGCTGGCCACCATCGACGCGGCACAAACCAGCGAGAGGATTACATGCGCGCGCCGGGCTGTAGTGCGGCGGTCGCGTATATAGCCGGGTGCCGCGGCATCAATCGCCGCCATGTCAGCGCCTGCCGTAGAGTGCTGCGCTCAGGTCGGCCACGGCATCCGGTGTGCGCGGGCCGAACCCAAGCAGATAAAGCCCGTTCATCCGTACGATATGTTCGCTTGCGGCGGCCGGTGTCGGTCTGATCGCGGGCATGTTGAACAGCACGTCGTCGGCCACCGCATGATCGCCGCTCCGGTCCATCATCAGGATCACATCGGGTGCTGCGCTGGTGATCGCCTCATCGCTCAGCAGCTTGTACCCCTGCACGCCCGCAATCGCGTTCACTCCACCTGCCAGACGGATCATGGCATCAGCTTGCGTGCCGGTGCCGGAGGCCATGATGCGGCCACTTTGGGTGCTGAGGATGAACAGCACGCGTTTGGGAGCATCGGCTGCCATTTCGGTGGCTTCCATGGTCACACGGCGCATGTCTACCTCGACCTGATCTGCCAACGTCTTGGCAGCCTCTGCCACGTCGAGCGCGGCACCGATGGCGCGGATTTTGGTGCCGATGCCCGGACCGTCCATTGCGGGTTCCAGCATCTCAAACCGCACACCGGCGCTTTGCAGCACGTCGATCACTTCGGGCGGGCCCGCATCAGCCTCGCTAAGAATTAGCGTCGGGTTCAGAGACAGCACACCTTCGGCAGAGAGCGCCCGCATGTAACCGACATCAGCCAGCGTCTCGGCTTCGGGCGGGTAGGACGACGTGGTGTCGCGGGCGACCAACCGTCCCTCCTGTCCTAGCGCATAGACGATCTCGGTCACCGATCCACCGATCGAGACGACGTCACCGGACCCTGCGGCATGCAGGGGTTTCTGGAACGGAAGGAAACCGACGAACATCACCGTCGTCAGAGCGATCGTGGTGGCCGTCATCAAGGACATGCGTGATCCGCAGGATTTCGAACGCCGCCACATCACACGTTCTCCTCAACTGCGGCATCCGGCAAAGCACCGACCAGCGCGCGCCATTCGGGGCGGCTGTCGCGGCCTTCCTTACCGACGCCGAATATCTGAAAGATCAACCCGCCATCGGCATCGAACGCCTCGAGCGACATGGCCGGGCCGCGTTGCGTCGGCTTGTCGACCGCCCAAACCTCAGCCACGTGATCCAACCGCAGATGCAAGTTAAAGCGCGGGTCCATCACGTTTTGCCACGGCCCCATCGGATGAAGTTTGACCACCGGGCCAGTATGGATCTGGATGCAGCCGCGATTGCCGACAAAGATCATGACTTCCGTGCCATCCCTCGCGAGCTGCTCCAGCGCGGTGTTGACCGCTTGCGGGGCCAGCGGGCGCACAAGCGGCGCGCCAGCGATCCGGTAAGCGCCCAACCGGTTCATTTTGAGCTTGGACGTGAGGCGCATGAACTGGTGCGTGTCGGTCATCCGCATCCATTCCTTGCGCAGAATATCGACCTTACCCATGTCCGACTTTGCAGGTTC from Roseovarius pelagicus includes the following:
- a CDS encoding heme/hemin ABC transporter substrate-binding protein; this translates as MWRRSKSCGSRMSLMTATTIALTTVMFVGFLPFQKPLHAAGSGDVVSIGGSVTEIVYALGQEGRLVARDTTSSYPPEAETLADVGYMRALSAEGVLSLNPTLILSEADAGPPEVIDVLQSAGVRFEMLEPAMDGPGIGTKIRAIGAALDVAEAAKTLADQVEVDMRRVTMEATEMAADAPKRVLFILSTQSGRIMASGTGTQADAMIRLAGGVNAIAGVQGYKLLSDEAITSAAPDVILMMDRSGDHAVADDVLFNMPAIRPTPAAASEHIVRMNGLYLLGFGPRTPDAVADLSAALYGRR
- a CDS encoding FecCD family ABC transporter permease, with protein sequence MAAIDAAAPGYIRDRRTTARRAHVILSLVCAASMVASLAIGPAGTSLWGAFGQLLRSEPLSTLDQVILRDIRLPRMVLGALVGAALAISGAVLQGLFRNPLADPGIVGVSAGAALGATSAIVLGAMLPVAVQNIVGNALIPLAAFFGSWISVFVLYRVATHRGRTSVITMLLGGIALAALAAACMGVLIYIADDAQLRDLTFWNLGSLGGATWVKVATAGPMIVLAVGGAVLLGRALNALALGEAAAHHLGVPVQQMKRWAILCVAAATGSAVAVAGTIGFIGIVVPHLLRLSTGPDHGPLLINSALLGAALLVWADVIARLIVAPAELPIGIITAILGAPVFLWILLRQRGSLMA